Proteins from a genomic interval of Paenibacillus sp. FSL H8-0048:
- a CDS encoding DUF4132 domain-containing protein yields the protein MKFGNEQWETEWYEEIESKAKGLKGEGAELAVLLAGFSKTRYLHEGEDSLDRFIAILEARADAARSDFAGYWEPLFQVMQQLYSAHTVELARYIVNHAVEYPYSIGYMRRPFRTREVQPHRLQILRKINALIYMEMVEFSLPDYLKGGLDKDYSTSYRVDVAVPDVVAYELDRGGSGMEDLLKEAVYGDNQGAQLSHSMLKGVFLSHNEAAVQMVGELLVAARLQEGLRQSIVERMDEGTIANNLYMLKVILDNDLVRYSSVVRALGVWTGMGLEAQNQRVAKQLVEGAYQVLTDEVLREEWLSSENANHVYLGLWATAVYEENDLIGKVDVLMEQGQRYQKIVAQYVLSNSQNQEVRLRSARQHLSEQEPELLYWILMNYNYDYDRMWRGPKDNGPRIEVRTTPQLADKSERRRDFSLLMDIFLNPASREQTGPSKVLDFVQVNYTRDLPVQKMLYLISYDMDPAWVNELLAHKDKLSPDMRGELLNYFVQDAEDAVQREFIFASLSDKSMKNRELALKLAQELTLAEEELLMAEGLLKLKTGTLRQSVTLMLLNQPEETLKASIRRLVQGKNALQRQAGLEIMTVLFEDEERQGLFEAVRPLAEELVKPSDQERELIARLSRKNEYTKANGFGLFDPKQTEEWLAQPPATDGFTWDQVFKLSLEQIKKFLKDLDNTVHKHRDVEYEVEYYSGYKDTLLIGTTLRPLQGYFVNDEEGSRSVLEQYPLPQVWAEFWDKSGWSARDLMELNFYMSLEELDETLDNYDGYDTMGIDDDELSKQKLLSGWRKEFAAKVYPLEQLEAVMKLVDKLKYRWQVESLLDAFRADHKSPESFRLVNGAVNTLVAAFPEEKLEADWPFLSVLADPWIDMVQKLWKGPEEFKEMFHTCYRFEEISGGEERDSIIGLKHYVEAFTGGIIREETLLKELLLSSDARNHMRWISSRMYDWIEGSPQMVELRTRIIDRLLAVELGRGDLPTEVTGMTMGLQRIEGLEYCIRILSGLNKDTFVRGYVYGYGDNITKKESFSHLLKVCYPREGDNAERLKTLLQEYKLSDQKLLEAAMYAPQWIEIIAEYLGWEGLRSGAWYFHAHINESFSAEKETVVAHYSPITPQEFNDGAFDVNWFQSAYEALGEERFELLYDCAKYISAGANHRRSQLFADATLGKLSLEEMKESVEQKRNKEHLLSYSLIPLKADREKDIRERYEFIQRFLAESKQFGAQRRASESAVAQIALGNLARNAGYADVTRLIWDMEARKLDEYAAYFEPFALDDETYVSLSIDEEGQSDYVVTSKGKALKSVPARFKKHERIEALKEAKSDLTGQFRRARAELERSMASGGTFTPGEIAGLSRNPVLAPLISKLVLRSGDALGYYDGDQAALVSPSGERHAVDEEAVLQIAHPLDFYRSGQWSLYQKDLFDRQLRQPFKQVFRELYLPNEDELAHGVLSRRYAGHQVQPSKTVALLKGRQWTVSYEEGLQKVFYAENLIVRLYAMADWFSPADTEAPTLETVQFFDRKTYKGVPLDQVPPVLFSEVMRDVDLVVSVAHVGGVDPEASLTTVEMRRVIVSESLRLLKIENVRLDGNYARIDGTLGEYAVHLGSSQAYKQAAGALSIIPVHSQHRGRLFLPFLDEDPRTAEVLSKVVLLADDTKIKDPQILAQLSR from the coding sequence ATGAAGTTCGGAAATGAACAATGGGAGACCGAGTGGTACGAAGAGATCGAGAGTAAAGCAAAGGGTCTCAAAGGCGAAGGTGCAGAGCTGGCAGTTCTGCTGGCCGGGTTCAGCAAGACCCGCTACCTCCATGAAGGAGAAGACTCGCTAGACCGCTTTATTGCTATATTGGAAGCGCGTGCAGACGCTGCCCGGAGTGATTTTGCCGGTTACTGGGAGCCGTTGTTCCAAGTCATGCAGCAGCTCTACAGTGCTCATACCGTTGAGCTGGCCCGTTACATAGTTAACCATGCCGTGGAATATCCCTATTCGATAGGGTATATGCGCCGGCCGTTCCGTACCCGGGAGGTTCAGCCGCACCGGCTGCAGATCCTCCGCAAAATCAATGCTCTCATCTATATGGAGATGGTCGAATTCTCGCTGCCGGATTATTTGAAGGGTGGTCTGGATAAGGATTACAGTACCTCCTACCGTGTGGATGTGGCCGTCCCGGATGTTGTCGCCTATGAGCTGGACCGTGGCGGCAGCGGGATGGAGGATCTGCTCAAGGAAGCCGTCTATGGAGATAATCAGGGGGCGCAGCTCAGTCACAGTATGCTGAAGGGTGTTTTCCTTAGCCACAATGAGGCGGCTGTCCAGATGGTGGGCGAGCTGCTGGTTGCTGCACGTCTGCAGGAGGGGCTGCGGCAGTCGATTGTGGAGCGGATGGATGAGGGGACGATAGCGAATAACCTCTATATGCTGAAGGTGATTCTCGACAATGATCTCGTGCGCTACAGCTCGGTGGTACGTGCTCTGGGCGTATGGACAGGCATGGGTCTGGAAGCGCAGAACCAGCGGGTGGCGAAGCAACTGGTGGAGGGAGCCTATCAGGTGCTGACGGATGAAGTACTGCGCGAGGAATGGCTGAGCAGTGAGAATGCCAACCATGTCTACCTGGGCTTGTGGGCTACGGCCGTGTATGAAGAGAACGATCTGATCGGCAAGGTTGACGTTCTCATGGAGCAGGGACAGCGGTACCAGAAGATTGTCGCCCAGTACGTGCTCTCGAACAGCCAGAACCAGGAGGTCCGCCTGCGCAGCGCCCGGCAGCATCTGAGCGAGCAGGAGCCAGAGCTGCTGTACTGGATTCTGATGAACTACAACTACGATTATGACCGGATGTGGAGAGGGCCGAAGGATAACGGTCCAAGGATCGAGGTCAGAACCACCCCCCAGCTTGCGGATAAAAGCGAGCGTCGGCGCGACTTCAGCCTCCTGATGGACATCTTCCTGAATCCGGCAAGCCGGGAGCAGACCGGCCCGTCCAAGGTGCTGGATTTCGTGCAGGTTAACTATACCCGTGATCTGCCGGTACAGAAGATGCTCTATCTGATCTCCTATGACATGGACCCGGCCTGGGTGAACGAGCTGCTTGCCCATAAGGACAAGCTGAGCCCGGATATGCGCGGGGAGCTGCTGAACTACTTCGTGCAGGATGCAGAGGATGCTGTGCAGCGGGAATTCATTTTCGCCAGCCTCTCGGACAAAAGCATGAAGAACCGCGAGCTGGCGCTGAAGCTGGCGCAGGAGCTGACGCTGGCAGAGGAGGAGCTGCTGATGGCCGAAGGGCTGCTGAAGCTCAAGACCGGCACGCTGCGCCAGAGCGTCACCCTGATGCTGCTTAATCAGCCGGAGGAAACGCTGAAGGCCTCCATCCGCAGGCTGGTGCAAGGCAAGAATGCCCTGCAGCGGCAGGCGGGACTTGAGATAATGACCGTGCTGTTCGAGGATGAAGAGCGGCAGGGGCTGTTCGAAGCGGTGCGGCCGCTGGCGGAGGAGCTGGTGAAGCCTTCAGACCAGGAGCGGGAGCTGATCGCCAGGCTGAGCCGGAAGAACGAGTATACCAAGGCGAACGGCTTCGGTTTGTTCGATCCGAAGCAGACGGAGGAGTGGCTGGCTCAGCCGCCGGCAACGGATGGATTCACGTGGGATCAGGTGTTCAAGCTGTCGCTGGAGCAGATCAAGAAGTTTCTTAAGGATCTGGACAACACTGTTCACAAGCACCGCGATGTGGAGTATGAGGTCGAATACTACAGCGGATACAAGGATACGCTGCTGATCGGGACCACGCTTAGACCGTTACAGGGGTATTTTGTGAACGATGAGGAAGGCAGCCGTTCTGTTCTGGAGCAGTACCCGTTGCCACAGGTGTGGGCAGAGTTCTGGGACAAAAGCGGCTGGAGCGCCCGGGACCTGATGGAGCTGAACTTCTATATGAGCCTGGAAGAGCTTGATGAGACCCTGGATAACTATGACGGCTACGATACGATGGGCATTGATGACGATGAACTCAGCAAGCAGAAGCTGCTGTCAGGCTGGCGGAAGGAATTCGCGGCCAAGGTCTACCCGCTGGAGCAGCTTGAGGCTGTGATGAAGCTGGTGGACAAGCTGAAGTACAGATGGCAGGTCGAGTCGCTGCTGGATGCGTTCCGCGCCGACCATAAGAGCCCGGAGAGCTTCCGGCTGGTAAATGGTGCAGTGAACACCCTGGTGGCTGCCTTCCCGGAGGAGAAGCTGGAGGCGGACTGGCCTTTCCTCTCGGTTCTGGCTGATCCGTGGATCGACATGGTCCAGAAGCTGTGGAAGGGACCGGAGGAATTCAAGGAGATGTTCCATACCTGCTACCGGTTCGAGGAGATCAGCGGCGGCGAAGAGCGGGACAGCATCATCGGGCTGAAGCACTATGTCGAGGCCTTCACCGGTGGGATCATCCGTGAAGAGACGCTGCTTAAGGAGCTGCTGCTGAGCAGTGATGCGCGCAACCATATGCGGTGGATCAGCTCACGCATGTATGATTGGATTGAAGGCAGTCCGCAGATGGTTGAGCTTCGCACCCGGATCATCGACCGTCTGCTGGCGGTTGAGCTGGGGCGCGGCGACCTGCCGACCGAGGTGACGGGCATGACGATGGGGCTGCAGCGGATCGAGGGGCTGGAGTACTGTATCCGCATCCTGTCCGGGCTGAACAAGGACACCTTCGTGCGCGGGTATGTGTATGGCTATGGCGACAATATTACGAAGAAGGAATCCTTCAGCCATCTGCTTAAGGTATGTTATCCGCGCGAGGGCGACAATGCGGAGCGTCTGAAGACCTTGCTGCAGGAGTACAAGCTGTCCGATCAAAAGCTGCTGGAAGCCGCCATGTACGCCCCGCAGTGGATCGAGATCATTGCCGAATACCTGGGCTGGGAAGGGCTGCGGAGCGGGGCCTGGTACTTCCATGCCCACATCAACGAGAGCTTCTCGGCCGAGAAGGAGACGGTGGTGGCGCATTACTCGCCGATCACCCCGCAGGAGTTCAACGACGGCGCCTTCGATGTGAACTGGTTCCAGTCGGCGTATGAGGCGCTTGGCGAGGAACGGTTCGAGCTGCTCTATGATTGTGCCAAGTATATCTCCGCCGGTGCGAATCACCGCCGCTCCCAGCTGTTCGCTGATGCTACGCTCGGCAAGCTGAGCCTGGAGGAGATGAAGGAGTCTGTTGAGCAAAAGCGCAATAAAGAGCATCTGCTCAGCTATAGCCTGATTCCGCTGAAGGCAGACCGCGAGAAGGATATCCGTGAGCGGTATGAATTCATCCAGCGCTTCCTGGCGGAGAGCAAGCAGTTCGGCGCACAGCGCCGCGCCAGCGAAAGCGCGGTGGCGCAGATTGCGCTCGGCAACCTGGCGCGCAATGCCGGCTATGCCGATGTGACCCGCCTGATCTGGGATATGGAGGCGCGTAAGCTGGACGAATATGCCGCGTACTTCGAGCCTTTTGCGCTGGACGACGAGACTTATGTCTCGCTCAGCATCGACGAAGAGGGGCAAAGCGATTATGTGGTCACGAGCAAGGGGAAGGCGCTGAAGTCGGTACCGGCGCGCTTCAAGAAGCATGAGCGGATCGAAGCGCTGAAGGAGGCCAAGAGCGATTTGACCGGCCAGTTCCGCCGCGCCCGCGCTGAGCTGGAGCGGTCGATGGCGTCCGGCGGGACCTTCACGCCGGGTGAGATTGCCGGGCTGAGCCGGAATCCGGTGCTGGCTCCGCTGATCAGCAAGCTGGTGCTGAGGAGCGGCGATGCGCTGGGATATTACGATGGAGACCAGGCAGCGCTGGTAAGCCCGTCGGGTGAACGGCACGCTGTAGACGAAGAGGCGGTGCTGCAGATTGCCCATCCGCTGGACTTCTACCGCAGCGGACAATGGAGCCTGTACCAGAAGGATCTGTTCGACCGTCAGCTCCGACAGCCGTTCAAGCAGGTCTTCCGCGAGCTGTATCTGCCGAATGAGGATGAGCTGGCCCATGGCGTGCTGTCCCGCCGTTATGCGGGCCATCAGGTACAGCCGAGTAAGACGGTCGCCCTTCTCAAGGGGCGGCAATGGACAGTCAGCTATGAGGAAGGATTGCAGAAGGTGTTCTATGCCGAGAACCTGATTGTCCGGCTCTATGCTATGGCGGACTGGTTCTCGCCGGCGGATACCGAAGCGCCGACACTGGAGACGGTGCAGTTCTTCGACCGGAAGACCTACAAGGGCGTGCCGCTGGATCAGGTGCCGCCCGTGCTGTTCTCGGAGGTTATGCGGGATGTGGATCTGGTGGTCAGCGTGGCCCATGTGGGAGGCGTCGATCCGGAAGCCAGCCTGACGACTGTAGAGATGCGCCGGGTGATCGTCAGCGAGTCGCTGCGGCTGCTGAAGATTGAGAACGTCCGGCTGGACGGCAATTATGCACGGATTGACGGTACTCTGGGCGAGTACGCTGTGCATCTGGGCAGCAGCCAGGCATACAAGCAGGCTGCGGGCGCCCTGTCCATTATTCCGGTGCATTCGCAGCACCGGGGCCGGCTGTTCCTGCCGTTCCTGGACGAGGACCCGCGCACAGCGGAGGTTCTCTCCAAGGTCGTGCTGCTGGCCGATGATACGAAGATCAAAGACCCGCAGATTCTGGCACAGCTGAGCAGATGA
- a CDS encoding 3'-5' exonuclease, which produces MDYIILDIEFNGRKFASEHPMEVIEIGAVRLDASLQVKDEFSALIKPIYFSTLNSFIKKKTGIPQEDIDVASRFPKVVTAFRAWLDQSADGVLLLTWGGEDMKRIIQDVRMHKMDDAYWMEATYFDLLKGVLRARGLSNDISVEGAMALFGLEPSGSAHRALDDAKMTAEIFRAVFSELDFGRSQHYVDTFSNARERKTVKIAIKAMTAQKIVPTWELVAEHYFPAEDALADPRKLAELKAYFAAQLGKK; this is translated from the coding sequence GTGGATTATATTATTCTGGACATCGAATTCAACGGCCGCAAATTTGCCAGCGAGCATCCCATGGAGGTCATTGAGATCGGAGCGGTCCGGTTAGACGCTTCATTGCAGGTTAAGGATGAATTCTCAGCCTTAATCAAACCCATATACTTCTCCACCCTGAATTCATTTATTAAGAAAAAAACCGGCATCCCCCAGGAGGATATCGACGTCGCCAGCCGGTTCCCGAAGGTCGTTACCGCCTTCAGAGCGTGGCTTGACCAGAGCGCTGACGGCGTGCTGCTCTTAACCTGGGGCGGCGAGGATATGAAGCGGATCATCCAGGATGTGCGGATGCACAAGATGGATGATGCCTACTGGATGGAAGCGACCTACTTCGACCTGCTCAAGGGCGTACTGCGTGCCCGCGGCCTCAGTAACGACATCAGCGTCGAGGGGGCGATGGCCCTCTTTGGCCTTGAGCCTTCCGGCTCCGCGCACCGCGCGCTGGATGATGCCAAGATGACGGCTGAGATCTTCCGCGCAGTCTTCAGCGAGCTGGACTTCGGACGGTCCCAGCATTATGTCGATACCTTCTCGAATGCGCGGGAGCGCAAGACGGTTAAGATCGCTATCAAAGCGATGACCGCCCAGAAAATCGTCCCCACCTGGGAGCTGGTTGCCGAGCATTACTTCCCTGCGGAGGATGCCCTGGCGGACCCCCGGAAGCTGGCAGAGCTTAAGGCGTATTTCGCCGCCCAGCTCGGCAAGAAATAA
- a CDS encoding MerR family transcriptional regulator, which translates to MEYTVQKLGTLAGISARTLRYYDEFGILKPARINSSGYRIYGQAEVDLLQQILFYRELGLSLEAIRDIVHSPSFDGARALREHHDQLLQRRQQLDRLIANVEQTIAHTEGRSIMSDQEKFAGFKQKLIDDNEQKYGQEIREKYGEEAVEQSNRKLSHMTEEQYAALQQLEADMFASLEQAMEEGDSASELAQKAADLHRQWLSFYWDTYTKEAHAGVAQMYVDDERFTAYYDQRRPGMAAFLRDAVHVYTGAKQQT; encoded by the coding sequence ATGGAATATACGGTGCAGAAGCTGGGGACACTTGCGGGGATCAGTGCACGGACCCTGCGGTATTATGATGAATTCGGCATTCTGAAGCCGGCCAGAATCAATTCCTCGGGATACCGGATCTACGGCCAGGCCGAGGTGGACCTGCTGCAGCAGATTCTGTTCTACCGGGAGCTGGGCTTAAGCCTGGAGGCGATCAGGGACATTGTCCATTCGCCCTCCTTCGACGGGGCCCGCGCCCTGCGCGAGCATCATGACCAGCTGCTTCAGCGAAGACAGCAGCTGGACCGGCTCATCGCTAACGTTGAGCAGACCATTGCACACACAGAAGGGAGAAGTATAATGAGCGATCAGGAGAAATTCGCAGGCTTCAAGCAGAAGCTGATTGACGATAACGAGCAGAAATACGGGCAGGAGATCCGGGAGAAATACGGAGAAGAAGCCGTGGAGCAGTCGAACCGCAAGCTGAGCCATATGACAGAGGAGCAGTACGCTGCCCTTCAACAGCTTGAGGCTGACATGTTCGCGTCCCTGGAGCAGGCGATGGAGGAAGGCGATTCGGCCAGCGAGCTGGCGCAGAAGGCCGCTGACCTGCACCGTCAGTGGCTAAGCTTCTACTGGGATACGTATACCAAGGAAGCCCATGCCGGTGTTGCCCAGATGTATGTCGATGATGAGCGCTTCACCGCTTATTACGACCAGCGCCGCCCGGGCATGGCAGCGTTCCTGCGGGATGCGGTGCATGTGTATACTGGAGCGAAGCAGCAGACGTAA
- a CDS encoding PepSY domain-containing protein — MKTKIWSSITAAALILGGAYGIGELKGNTADAAASVKSQSQTLISVSRAEQIALKAAPGLVESIDLEKKASGTYYEIEIQQTKQEIDVRVDAYSGKVVSVRKDADKDDSHKAAPASGGKLITAGKAAEVAQAAVKGTVTEIDLDRDHGGAVYEIEIRNGQIKTEVGVDAYTAKVVYTDVDSDDDDD; from the coding sequence TTGAAGACAAAGATATGGAGCAGTATTACGGCGGCAGCACTTATTCTCGGGGGCGCTTATGGTATAGGCGAGCTGAAGGGCAATACGGCAGATGCAGCTGCATCAGTGAAGAGTCAGAGCCAAACGTTGATCAGTGTAAGCCGAGCTGAGCAGATTGCCTTGAAGGCAGCTCCGGGACTGGTGGAGAGCATCGATCTGGAGAAGAAGGCCAGCGGCACGTATTATGAGATCGAAATTCAGCAGACCAAGCAGGAGATCGATGTCCGGGTAGATGCGTATTCGGGAAAAGTGGTCAGCGTGCGCAAGGATGCAGACAAGGATGACTCTCATAAGGCAGCTCCGGCCTCAGGCGGGAAGCTGATTACCGCAGGCAAGGCGGCTGAGGTAGCCCAAGCTGCTGTGAAGGGGACGGTCACCGAGATTGATCTGGACCGGGATCACGGGGGCGCTGTCTATGAGATTGAAATCAGGAACGGACAGATCAAGACAGAAGTAGGTGTCGATGCGTATACTGCCAAGGTTGTGTATACCGATGTTGATTCTGACGACGATGACGATTGA
- a CDS encoding PepSY domain-containing protein encodes MKQNPRNKSKIYKTVIGMVVFLLLSVVAFRIFGKDSEPLLSRDQATLAVLSEYPGKVDSLKLQAGAYVAELQTEQGRYELKLDGVTGEILSIVLLKRTDESAVQPTPAATPAPSGGAAVTPSPAPTPGGQSVVSEAEAVRLALLEVPGKLDDVDTEIDAAGAYYLVEIHTSDGREAVVQVNAISGHIMSVTWEEPDGDDS; translated from the coding sequence ATGAAGCAGAATCCAAGGAACAAGAGCAAAATATACAAGACAGTCATAGGTATGGTTGTCTTCCTGCTGCTGTCTGTGGTTGCCTTCCGGATATTCGGGAAGGATTCCGAGCCGCTGTTATCCAGAGATCAGGCTACGCTGGCTGTGCTGAGCGAATATCCCGGTAAGGTAGACAGTCTGAAGCTGCAAGCTGGAGCTTATGTAGCAGAGCTTCAGACGGAGCAGGGACGGTATGAGCTGAAGCTGGACGGAGTTACCGGCGAGATTCTCTCCATCGTGCTGCTGAAGCGCACGGACGAATCGGCGGTGCAGCCTACGCCTGCCGCTACTCCAGCTCCATCTGGCGGAGCTGCTGTTACTCCGTCACCTGCACCTACCCCAGGGGGGCAGAGCGTAGTCTCCGAAGCGGAGGCTGTCAGGCTGGCTCTGCTTGAGGTACCGGGGAAGCTGGACGATGTGGATACGGAAATCGATGCGGCGGGCGCTTATTATCTGGTGGAGATCCATACTTCAGACGGACGGGAGGCCGTAGTCCAGGTCAACGCAATCTCGGGCCATATTATGTCTGTGACCTGGGAAGAGCCGGATGGGGACGATTCCTAG
- a CDS encoding sensor histidine kinase, producing the protein MKLRSTIHLYSSVLFAVLLILMNLFIYAVFSRMSLDSQLGQASAETARIAAAMRKAGDGVTAPELLRAYVPVEGMLRLLSADGSGPAPVTSASGQEISRMKPVYYSVKQAERVRVDGRLYAFVSVPVIWTDGNVLNLQMTKSLEGTMDTLWVLRMVLAGATLAALLPLLLSSRLLSGLIMRPIVQMTATMREIQRSGKFRRLPLEAHSKDELVEMGHTFNEMIGLLESNYVKQEKFVSDASHELRTPLTVIESYASLLKRRGRDHPELFDESVEAIHSEAVRMKEMTEQLLLLAKHPEQWELELKVIGLEELVRSSAKAFRNAYGREVIVQVEGPAEGYSDEAKLRQLLFIFLDNARKYSDEQITVRIEASGQERMIVITDRGIGIPPEELPKIFDRFYRVDEARTRENGGAGLGLSLAAEIAGAIGAELSMDSTVGLGTSVTIRMAADRRGGGQ; encoded by the coding sequence ATGAAGCTGCGGAGCACCATTCATCTGTATTCCAGCGTGCTGTTCGCCGTGCTGCTTATCCTCATGAACCTGTTCATCTATGCCGTATTCAGCCGAATGTCACTAGACAGCCAGCTCGGGCAGGCTTCTGCCGAGACGGCCAGAATCGCTGCCGCGATGAGAAAAGCGGGAGACGGGGTGACGGCACCGGAGCTGCTCCGGGCTTATGTGCCGGTGGAAGGAATGCTGCGGCTGCTTAGTGCAGACGGAAGCGGACCGGCACCGGTTACCTCAGCCTCCGGGCAGGAGATCAGCCGGATGAAGCCGGTCTACTATTCCGTGAAGCAGGCCGAGCGGGTCCGGGTGGATGGACGCTTGTATGCGTTCGTGAGCGTTCCGGTCATCTGGACAGACGGGAACGTCCTAAATCTCCAGATGACCAAAAGTCTGGAGGGCACGATGGATACGCTATGGGTGCTGCGGATGGTCCTGGCCGGGGCTACGCTTGCGGCACTGCTTCCGCTGCTGCTCTCCAGCCGCCTGTTGTCGGGCCTGATCATGCGGCCTATCGTCCAAATGACGGCGACTATGCGGGAGATTCAGCGCAGCGGTAAATTCCGCAGGCTTCCGCTGGAGGCACACTCGAAGGATGAGCTGGTGGAGATGGGGCATACCTTCAACGAAATGATCGGCCTCCTGGAGAGTAATTATGTGAAGCAGGAGAAATTCGTATCAGATGCCTCCCATGAGCTGCGTACACCGCTGACGGTTATTGAGAGCTATGCCAGCCTGCTGAAGCGCAGAGGACGGGATCACCCGGAGCTGTTCGATGAATCGGTTGAGGCCATCCATTCCGAAGCTGTGCGGATGAAGGAAATGACGGAGCAGCTTCTGCTGCTGGCGAAGCACCCGGAGCAGTGGGAGCTGGAGCTGAAGGTGATCGGTCTGGAGGAGCTGGTGCGTTCTTCGGCGAAGGCTTTTCGTAATGCGTACGGGAGAGAGGTCATAGTTCAGGTCGAAGGGCCGGCTGAGGGCTACAGCGATGAAGCGAAGCTCCGGCAGCTGCTGTTCATCTTCTTGGACAATGCCCGCAAATACAGCGATGAGCAGATAACCGTGCGTATTGAGGCTTCCGGGCAGGAACGGATGATAGTGATTACCGACCGCGGCATTGGAATTCCGCCGGAGGAGCTGCCGAAAATCTTCGACCGTTTCTATAGAGTGGATGAGGCGAGAACCCGTGAGAACGGAGGAGCAGGCCTGGGGCTGTCACTTGCCGCAGAGATCGCGGGAGCGATTGGAGCGGAGTTGTCCATGGATAGTACGGTAGGCCTGGGAACCTCGGTGACGATCCGTATGGCTGCGGACCGCAGGGGAGGTGGACAATGA
- a CDS encoding response regulator transcription factor produces MTELILVVEDEVRIARLLQIELECEGYRVTIAGSGHQGLEMYQEQQPDLLLLDVMLPGFSGIELLRRIRAGDPDTPVLLLTAKSSVEDKVSGLDLGANDYITKPFQIEELLARVRAALRLALGRKREEAVNLLLADDLELNEATREVKRAGRSIELTPREFDLLVYLLKNKRQVLNREQIMAAVWGYDYYGDTNIVDVYIRYVRKKITLDHQPELIHTVRGVGYVLKDAP; encoded by the coding sequence ATGACAGAATTGATTCTGGTGGTGGAGGATGAGGTGAGAATTGCCCGTCTGCTGCAGATTGAGCTGGAATGCGAGGGATACCGTGTGACCATTGCCGGGAGCGGCCATCAGGGGCTAGAGATGTATCAGGAGCAGCAGCCGGATCTGTTATTGCTGGATGTGATGCTGCCTGGATTCAGCGGTATAGAGCTCTTGCGGCGAATCAGGGCAGGTGATCCCGATACGCCGGTTCTGCTGCTTACAGCCAAAAGTTCAGTAGAGGATAAAGTGTCAGGCCTGGACCTTGGGGCTAATGATTATATTACGAAGCCGTTTCAAATTGAGGAGCTGCTGGCGCGTGTCCGTGCTGCGCTACGGCTGGCCTTGGGTCGAAAGAGAGAGGAAGCCGTCAACCTGCTGCTGGCAGATGATCTGGAGCTGAACGAAGCTACGCGGGAGGTGAAGCGGGCAGGCCGGAGCATCGAGCTGACGCCCCGGGAGTTCGACCTGCTGGTCTACCTGCTGAAGAATAAGCGGCAGGTGCTGAACAGGGAACAGATCATGGCTGCCGTCTGGGGGTACGATTATTACGGCGATACGAATATTGTGGATGTCTATATCCGCTATGTCCGCAAAAAAATTACGCTGGACCACCAGCCTGAACTGATTCATACCGTGCGGGGCGTTGGTTATGTGCTAAAGGATGCTCCATGA
- the aroD gene encoding type I 3-dehydroquinate dehydratase: protein MSGTVTVKNITLGEGMPKICVPLVGTTRTELRAEAEALIALAPDVVEWRSDFFKEVEDIHAVTQVLEDIQRLLPEVPLIFTFRSAREGGEKKISSAYYFRLIQVAAESGLVDMVDVELFQEEAEVRRLIAAAHSQAVFVILSNHDFHGTPSEEEIVSRLRRAQELGGDLPKIAVMPQGPADVLTLLAATNRMQEQYADRPIITMAMNGEGVISRLAGEIFGSALTFGAAHKPSAPGQVAVAELRGVLELLHRSL from the coding sequence TTGAGCGGTACAGTAACTGTTAAGAATATAACCCTCGGAGAAGGGATGCCCAAAATCTGTGTTCCGCTGGTCGGAACGACGCGTACTGAGCTGCGTGCAGAAGCTGAGGCGCTAATCGCGCTGGCACCGGATGTGGTGGAGTGGCGCAGTGATTTCTTCAAGGAGGTGGAAGATATTCATGCGGTAACCCAGGTATTGGAGGACATTCAGCGCCTGCTGCCGGAGGTTCCGCTGATCTTCACCTTCCGCAGCGCCAGGGAAGGCGGCGAGAAAAAAATCTCCTCGGCCTATTACTTCCGTCTGATCCAGGTGGCGGCAGAGAGCGGGCTGGTGGATATGGTGGATGTGGAGCTGTTCCAGGAGGAAGCGGAGGTGCGCAGACTGATTGCAGCAGCGCATAGTCAGGCGGTGTTCGTGATTCTCTCGAATCATGACTTCCACGGGACGCCGTCTGAGGAAGAGATTGTCTCCCGGCTGCGCCGGGCGCAGGAGCTAGGCGGCGATCTGCCGAAGATTGCCGTCATGCCGCAAGGTCCAGCCGATGTGCTGACCCTGCTGGCGGCGACCAACCGGATGCAGGAGCAGTATGCGGACCGTCCGATTATTACGATGGCGATGAATGGGGAGGGCGTGATCAGCCGGCTGGCCGGAGAGATCTTCGGCTCGGCGCTGACCTTCGGTGCGGCGCATAAGCCTTCGGCACCGGGGCAAGTGGCGGTTGCCGAGCTGCGCGGTGTGCTGGAACTGCTGCACCGCAGCTTGTAG